TTGTTAGCTGAAGGAGGTAGTGTTGCTTTGGAATTTGGTTGTTGGAGTCATAATTCAGATTCACCTGTTTGGCAAAGGCCAATACTGATGGGAGAGAAATGCGAGTTCCCAAGATTCAGTGGGTTAATTCTCTATGATGAACAAGGGCGATCACTTCATGGGTCTGAGTTAGTGCAACAGGTGAGTTTCAATACCTCTCATGAAATTTAAACTGAATGTAGAAATTTAAAATTTAAGGTATAAGATGCCTTCACATGGTGCAGAAAAACCAATGAGTGCTGATAGAGACAGAATTCATGAACAATAGACAAAACAGTCACCTTACAAGTGACGTAAGGAGATTTTACTGAAATTGTTAAGGATGGAATCAGAAACTGTTAATGAAAATGTTTGAATTGTCTGTTTTGTTACGTCTGAAGCAAAGTAAAACTCTACTGACAAGAAGCTTTCACTCTGGTTATGTGCAGGATATAAGCACAGCACCAATTGTAACTACTCTGCGGGATTTGCTATAAACAACATCTTAGTTTCTCACTGGCTGATGAAGATTGTaatagaagtgacgaagattcaGATAATTTCTGATAGGCATAATACTGATGTAATTCCCAAAGTGTTCAATTTTTCCTGAGTAAATGTGTTTTCTGAAAGAGTTTGACAGAATGGTACATTAAGAGGCCCAACGTTTTTATTAATGAAAGCTAAACCACTCttgctctcttttttttctcacaGGAACAGAAATGTGTAATTGCTGAATCCCTGATATAAGAAGTTTAGATTTTCCATTAGCAGGGAACTTTACACAAGAAATAAACTTGTCTTCTCTAAATTCAGGTCTTACAGACTTTAATCGACCATAGATGCATTCATGAAAGGATAATAGCTAATGTAAGATGCAAAATGATAGAAAATCGAATTTCCATTGCGAAGCTCTAGTACAAGTTGCAAAAGTATTCAACTTCATTCTAAACAGATGGAAAAGAAATTCTAAGCAGATGGAAAAGAAacacagaaaagaaaaagactcAATTTTATGCAAGAGATACACAGAAATAAAGAAAGGTTGGATTCTTGAGGCATAGTGGTTTAAGGAACTATATTAGGAAAGCTTCTAGTATACTGGGAAAGGGTCCTCGCAGGACAAACAGGAAACATACTCTATCATCACACAATCATGTCTTCTGATCTGACGATCTTACATTCTGCTTACCAGGCTCATAACATCATTTGAGCCTTTTCCAATGTGGTACTATGAAAAAAAATAAAGCAGAAAAACAGAGACAATTTGCAAAGAAGGTAaacaatcttttattttcatcatctttCCAGGACTTCACAAATATGCTGTCAACTCTTAATACACAAAAAAATACACTCATGGGAGCAAGAATGGTTACAGGAAGAATTTCATCTGGAAAGTTTGCAAGTTGCAAACTTCTCCACTCAAGAATGATGCAAAGCATTTCATAAATAGCAAGACAAAAGGGCTACGAATGTACAATAAAAACAGCTGACATTTACCTTTGCATCTATTTCAAATATATTCATCAAGCAAAGGACGGTATCAAGGGTTCTCTAGAGCCGTCACCAGACATTCTGCTGTAGTGAGCATAAAGAGACAGCTGTATTGCCCCAAGAACGGTTCCTATCCCATTTGGCAACTGCAAGTGAAATGGAAGTTTAAGGAGTCAATGTTAAACATGTTATCAAACTTAAAATGTCATGTTTAAAGGGTGCTCACATAAATGAATAGATCTGATTTCAACACCCCATAAGTGAGGAAAGAGATGCTCATCAGGAAGGTCGCAAGGGAAAGATAGAAAGGCATGAACTCGACACTCTTTGTCCGGATCACCAAATTCTGACAAAAGAATGTGAAATAAGTATCGATAAATAAACCCAAACCAGATAAACTGAGTCGTGACACATGGAAGCAAGTAGGGGGTGCACATATGATTGAAAGTGAAAAAATGGAACTCAGAAAGCAAAGCTGGATATAAACATACAATTACAAATAGTGGGGAAGCAAACATGGATATGAGAGAAGCAACACTCAAGCATCCAACAAACAACTGTCGCGTGTGAGAGTCGAAAAACGTCATGCTCACATACGCTATGACCACAAATGCACCAAAAACGGCAAGCAACAGTCCCAACATTCTCATCTGCCAGCAACATTCAGTGTCACAATCCTAATATCAAAGTGATCATGGACCAAAACAAAACgcaaaactagataagaagcttaCCTTTTTCCCTTTATCCGCGTATACAATGAAGAGGATTACATAGACTAGTTGAAAAACTGCCCCTACAGAATTAACTGTAGCCACCAATATGATACCAGGCGATACATGTGGCAATCCATACCAGAGACAGATCAAGCAGTTCAAGAGTGTATATATGTAGGGCAGTCCCGAGAACTGTTCTGTCGAACGATTTCTCACGATTCTACTGAATGTGGGTCTGATGGAGAAACAAAATTTGCAAACAATATTAGTGAAGTTCTTCCATGTTTTTTCGACAATAAAAATATAACAAATAGAATCAAGGAGGAACTCAAACTTACATTGGAGATACAAACAACACGAACGCAAATAGGTTCCCTGAAATTAACAAAGAGAAGTATTAGTCGACAGCCACCAGGAAACTTATCAGAGAACATACATACTGCAAACaatagcaaaatcaattttggtaGTGGAGAGCAGTGTTGTTAACATTGTAGTATTTGAAGAATACAGTTAGGTTCAAAGATACCCAATTCTACTGCTGAACCATGAGAAACAAAGTCAACCATATATTGGCATCAAAGAATCTAATATGCATTCATTCAATCTACAACTGAATattgtctcttcttcttcttcttcaaatgattGATAACAACACAATTACTTCTGAACTAGTATAAGGATACACATAAACTAATGTTCATCATTCAAACAAAATTCCAAATGATATTATACCACCAAATTGATGAAGAATCGCATTTCAAAACAAAGAAATGAAAAGTGCTCAAAAATCAAGAATTCACATATAAAACCTAAACCCATTTCAATTTCCAATTGAACAGAATTCATAGAGAGATTGAAAAATAgagggaagaagagaggaagagaaAGAGGACGCATACCTGTGACTCCAGCTGCATCGCTGAAAAGTGAGTGAGTAGAAGAAATCATCAAAATGGATTAAATGGGCACAGAATACCAAAAAAATCTATTCGAAGATAAAAAAAGTGTAAATCTTCTGCAGAGAGTTTATTTGTCTGTCCTTGTTTTCTCGATCTATTTATGTGGAGTATGTCTCTCTCTATTTGTTTAGCTCATAAAAAAGCACGTTTAATATAATTCTGTACAGTTGGAGTCTTGAAGGAGATTGGGGAGGAAGGATATCTCTCACTCATTGACATTGATTTAGTTGTTGCATTACTTGTTAATTACTGTTAGGAGAATTTTGTTAATAACCGTCcatcttaattaattttattatCATCACGATTATCATTCCAATCAAAAGTGCTTGGCTGGAGGGGATCAGATAGAGACGTAGGCTAGTCAAAGTCTAAGATACCCCCAGAAGATTCGTATTCGTTTGTGATGATTTTCACAACTATCGACAAAATCATTTTATACCACACTACTATTATTGCTAATTTTGGGGGAGCTAAGGTCTTTTTTATTAAGCTAATATTGTCTGTCCTATTGTCTTTTTAAGAATCTGTTAACTAGTCCATATCTAAAATGAGTTCTGTGCAATGAGCTACATAGGTCCACATATTCAATTTGACCCCTTTTTACTTGGCATTTAATGACATGCCATCTCATACATTGTACCATACATACCTTATCCGCGGATGCAGATGTTTCTAGTTTCTACATCCTTGCGACCAACACCTTAACTGACAAATTAGCCGAGTAAATTCTAGTTTTACCGATGGCTGGGTCCTCTGAAATATCTCGTGTAACACATTTGTGGGATTCACTCAACTCAAAAAACCCAGCCTCTACTAGTCATTGGAGTTATCCTGCGTGACACAGTCCTCGGTCAATGGCCGAACGGGCTCGTAAGCACTCCATTTCTTTCCCTGGTTTTGCTCAAATTCAACGGTGTCTGTATTACATGACCTTGGATTTGGGCAGTGTCCCAGCAGACTTTAGGAACCAAAGTactctaaaacaaactcaaatgaaGCTTATTATTATATCTTTTGTCAATTAGTAGATAAATGATAATGATGGTCCGACTCCGACATGCTGAGCTGGAATCCACCCAAACGATTGTCGCTTACTTTGAGATATAACGTGGATCGCACACCCTTTCTGGGTTTTTTTTGTCGCTAAATATTTGGAGTTCCGTGAAGTTCAAAGCAAGGATCATCATTTATGTCCCGGCAAATTACTAGACAGGATACCAACCTTCTTTTGGAAACTCACTTCCCAGATGCTCCCCTGGCCTAGTTCATTTCTTCCATGAGGTTCATTCATCCTCTTTTTGCACATTGTAATGGCTCGGGTTTGATTTTCCCCTTTGAATGTTTTGCTTCTTAAATTCATTATCCAACAACTACCTAAGTCTTACAGTTTTATATCCCACGGCACTTTGAATTTGTTATGCATGTGATATAATCAACCAAAAATTGACTTTCCAGATGACAAAAAGACGTTAACCACAGAATCAGGTAACTAACCTTTTGACTTGTACCAAGGCAAGCCAGAACCTCCACTACTTTAGTCTTGGATAATAATGACGAGGTTTACACGTTTCTCCAGCTGTAATTTGTTGATCTGTTCAACTTTCCGGTTTAATCTATAGTCCGCAAGTGAAACATTCCAATACgcctttttttctttctaatataTGTCACCGTCTAAAAGTCTGACACGATTGGTAAGGCCTACCAAAATGGTAGGAGTATATTTTATTTTGAACGTTTCTTCTATTTTTATCTTGTTTGTCCAGCTTTTCTCTTGTTTGGTGGGGTTTGAATCCTACCCGGATGGTCAAATGAGTTTTCAAATCTTTTGTTAGTTTAAAGAAATTTTTGGAAAGTCTTCTTGTATCTTTTATTATTGGCTAGGGACTTTTTTTAAGCCATTTGAATTCTCTAAAACTCCATGATGTGAGATTAGCATGGGTTAGTTAATTGAGATTTTTAGAAATatcgagagattttttttttgtaagagatTTGGGGAGACTCTTTATTTGTCTATTGATTTTGGGGGATTTTCTGAGTGATTTTTAAGAATTCTCAGTAAGTCATTCAGACAAAAGCATATAAGAATTTTACCATACATACatcaaataaaaaggaaaaagaaaaatcaaaaatcattttaATAAATAATTCATAGAtttaatacaaaaataaatgaatgttATAGGGCCTACggtccatggatgtgcggtccactACAATACTAGAATTTCCCGCTTTTCTTGTATAAATAGAATATCATACCTATGTAATGAGGTTGTCTCTCTGGTTAATGAAAAGTTTTATATCTTTTTTTTCTCTGTTTCTTATTATTACTCCAAAACGTTATCATAAAAATACCTTAAGAGATTAGATTTCTTCCCCTTCTTTGCATGCATTAAATGTCTGATCGTTTTtggaaagaaataataaaaaagaaaaagaaactgatttttcttttaaaactgtgTGTAACGTATGAATGTGTCtttattgtttatttatttacGTTAATTCATTTAATTGTAATGTTTGTCTTAATTACTAATTATGTTTTCCTTA
This is a stretch of genomic DNA from Papaver somniferum cultivar HN1 chromosome 1, ASM357369v1, whole genome shotgun sequence. It encodes these proteins:
- the LOC113299903 gene encoding bidirectional sugar transporter SWEET2a-like, with the translated sequence MISSTHSLFSDAAGVTGNLFAFVLFVSPIPTFSRIVRNRSTEQFSGLPYIYTLLNCLICLWYGLPHVSPGIILVATVNSVGAVFQLVYVILFIVYADKGKKMRMLGLLLAVFGAFVVIAYVSMTFFDSHTRQLFVGCLSVASLISMFASPLFVINLVIRTKSVEFMPFYLSLATFLMSISFLTYGVLKSDLFIYLPNGIGTVLGAIQLSLYAHYSRMSGDGSREPLIPSFA